Proteins encoded in a region of the Procambarus clarkii isolate CNS0578487 chromosome 42, FALCON_Pclarkii_2.0, whole genome shotgun sequence genome:
- the LOC138373516 gene encoding LIM domain-containing protein A-like: MFLLDIAVEVWKITSGRSLPSIDKFPLCFPLGQFCGQDILATPVRNVQSRHDTQNPVIALRIQPSHTESRHDSQNPAITLRIQPSHSQPQPSHLEPPPSHSEPRHHTQNPTNTLRTQPSHSEPSHHTQNPSHHAQNPAITLRKSSHHTQNTAITLRTQPSHSEHSHHTQNPCHHIQNPVITLRTQPSYSKHSYHTQNTVITLRTKLSHSEPNHHTQNPNITLRTQPSHSEPNHHTQNPSHHTQNPAITFRTQPSHSEPNHHTQNPTITLRTQSSHSEHNHQAQNPTITLRIQPSHSEPTHHTQNPTTSLRTQPSHSEPNHHTQNPTITLRTQPSSSEPNNHT, translated from the exons ATgttcctgcttgacatcgcagtggaggtgtggaagatcacatcaggcaggtcattgccttccatcgacaagtttcctttgtgtttcccattaggacagttctgtggacaagacatcctAGCCACTCCAGTTCGTAATGTAC AATCTAGACATGACACGCAGAACCCAGTCATCGCACTCAGAATCCAGCCATCACACACAGAATCTAGACATGACtcgcagaacccagccatcacactcagaatacagccatcacactcacaaccccaGCCATCACACTTAGAACCcccgccatcacactcagaacccaggcaTCATACGCAGAATCCAACTAACACActaagaacccagccatcacactcagaacccagccatcatacTCAGAATCCCAGCCATCACGCTCAGAACCCAGCTATCACACTCAGAA aatccagccatcacactcagaacacagccatcacactcagaacacagccatcacactcagaacacagccatcacactcagaacccttgccatcacattcagaacccagttatcacactcagaacccagccatcatacTCGAAACACAGCTATCACACTCAGAACACAGTCATCACACTCAGAACAAAGTTATCACATTCAGAACccaaccatcacactcagaacccaaacATCACACTAAGAACccaaccatcacactcagaacccaaccatcacactcagaaccccagccatcacactcagaacccagccatcacattcagaacccaaccatcacactcagaacccaaccatcacactcagaacccaaccatcacactcagaacccaatcATCACACTCAGAACACAACCATCAAGCTCAGAACCCAACAATCACACTTAGAATccaaccatcacactcagaacctacccatcacactcagaacccaaccACCTCTCTCAGAACccaaccatcacactcagaacccaaccatcacactcagaacccaaccatcacactcagaacacaACCATCAAGCTCAGAACCCAACAATCACACTTAG